A DNA window from Phaenicophaeus curvirostris isolate KB17595 chromosome 11, BPBGC_Pcur_1.0, whole genome shotgun sequence contains the following coding sequences:
- the LOC138725133 gene encoding T-cell surface glycoprotein CD1b-3-like produces the protein MQPPHRRLLLLLLYVLLSGTWADLEEAFTVRLLQTTTFQNTSFVETEGLGMLEDIELGSLDKHNWAIRFYQPWVRPALPRSDWETIDNMIKIYLRKFHHLINEGAMQKDVPYPFVAQCTAGCELYPNRTSRAFAYVGYNGQDFLSFNVDNATWLLSQDTDLSRYVQAVLQNYTAFSELVDFLFNDTCVDDMELLLHYGKAALERQVPPVATVFARTPSPAQLLLVCRVTGFYPRPINVAWLRDGQEVPPGPELNTSAILPNADLTYQLRSVLAVAPQDGHSYACRVRHRSLGSRSLLIPWGNTDVVLIAGLGAGLLAAVSLAAIVVLWVWRRRKHEQLESESRNSILSNEA, from the exons ATGCAGCCCCCTCACCGCcgtctccttctccttcttctttacGTTCTTCTCTCTGGGACATGGGCAGACCTGGAGG AGGCCTTCACTGTCCGACTGCTCCAGACCACCACTTTCCAAAACACCTCCTTCGTGGAAACAGAGGGACTGGGCATGCTGGAAGACATCGAACTTGGTTCTCTCGATAAGCACAACTGGGCCATCCGCTTCTACCAACCCTGGGTGCGCCCAGCCCTGCCCCGCAGTGACTGGGAAACCATTGATAACATGATCAAGATCTATTTGCGGAAGTTCCACCACTTGATCAATGAAGGTGCCATGCAGAAGGATGTGCCCT ACCCCTTTGTGGCCCAATGCACTGCGGGCTGTGAACTCTACCCCAACAGGACCTCCCGTGCTTTTGCTTATGTGGGCTACAATGGCCAGGACTTCCTCAGCTTCAACGTGGACAATGCCACTTGGCTCCTCTCCCAAGACACTGACCTGTCACGGTATGTCCAGGCTGTTCTCCAAAACTACACTGCCTTCAGCGAGTTGGTGGACTTCCTCTTTAACGACACCTGTGTTGACGACATGGAGTTGTTACTGCATTATGGGAAGGCAGCTCTGGAGAGACAAG TGCCACCCGTGGCCACAGTCTTTGCCCGCacgcccagcccagcccagctcctgctggttTGCCGCGTCACCGGCTTCTACCCACGGCCCATCAACGTGGCCTGGCTGCGGGATGGCCAGGAGGTGCCACCAGGCCCAGAGCTCAACACCAGCGCCATCCTGCCCAACGCCGACCTCACCTACCAGCTCCGCAGCGTCCTGGCTGTGGCCCCACAGGATGGGCACAGCTACGCCTGCCGTGTGCGCCACCGCAGCCTGGGCAGCCGCAGCCTCCTCATCCCATGGG GGAACACCGATGTGGTGCTGATTGCAGGGCTTGGGGCCgggctgctggcagctgtgTCTTTGGCTGCCATCGTGGTGCTGTGGGTATGGAGACGGAG aaagcatGAGCAGTTGGAATCAGAGTCCAGGAACTCCATCCTGAGCAATGAAGCTTAG